Proteins encoded within one genomic window of Hahella chejuensis KCTC 2396:
- the pbpC gene encoding penicillin-binding protein 1C: MMRAAQPVRRNGTRKRKSASRLLLALGCALLFWSALFVVADVLFPLQMPQEQGRRFAQVVVDARGQPLRAFPDQDGVWRYPVTPEQVSPRYLQALMSYEDRWFYYHPGVNPLALVRAFGQWIYHRETISGGSTLTMQVARILHPHSRTLPGKLYQMFRALQLEAHFSKEEILTLYLNYAPFGGAVEGVQAASYTYLGKPAAQLTHAEAALLAVLPQRPSALRPDRYPQRARLARDKVIQRMRTFALWSQQETREAMQEPVSALFNPHPMLAPLLARRLSQAFPEQALIQTNIDSAQQTAAQGLVADYIRQFPEQTSAAVLVVDNATLAVRAYVGTAEFGSEERAGHVDMVQAVRSPGSTLKPFLYGMAVDEGLIHSESLLTDAPLAFAGYRPLNFDSGFSGPVSVSDALRRSLNVPAVQVLDALGPELLYARLANAGTALRLPAGARPNLSLALGGSGASLEELAGAYAALGRQGMAGRPRLQPDDPLLERRLLSAGAAWIIQDALRMPLERSNNLYRQSRAWMPKIAYKTGTSFGFRDAWALASTASVTVAVWVGRPDGTALPHNTGRFSAVPLLDRLLHLMPVESLQPSPQPANVRQAPICWPLGTQQQLQSGDACQQVHHAWLLDEAAPPTLRDPFQSIGESLSVAVNLDASGQYRITPHCSEPKVSQRQVTLWPQSLEPWLPKRRQRDNMLPPIHPACGAESDQQIGVLVMEGIRPGSTLTPLPGEGGLPEVKLKADGAQGENHWFLDGVWLGSVEPGQEWTLASLNNGPHVVSVMDQAGKTARVAFRVAGVK, translated from the coding sequence ATGATGAGGGCGGCGCAGCCTGTGCGGCGGAACGGGACACGGAAGCGGAAAAGCGCTTCCCGTTTGTTGCTGGCGCTGGGCTGCGCTCTGTTGTTCTGGAGCGCTCTGTTTGTTGTCGCCGACGTGCTGTTTCCCTTGCAGATGCCGCAAGAGCAGGGACGTCGCTTCGCTCAGGTGGTGGTGGACGCCAGGGGGCAGCCGCTGAGGGCGTTTCCGGATCAAGACGGCGTGTGGCGTTATCCTGTGACGCCGGAGCAGGTGTCGCCACGTTATCTGCAAGCCTTGATGTCGTATGAAGATCGCTGGTTTTACTATCACCCGGGGGTTAATCCGCTGGCGCTGGTGCGCGCCTTCGGGCAGTGGATTTACCATCGTGAAACTATCTCCGGCGGCTCCACATTGACCATGCAGGTCGCGCGAATACTGCATCCGCATTCACGCACTCTGCCTGGAAAGTTATACCAGATGTTTCGGGCGCTGCAGCTGGAAGCGCACTTCAGCAAAGAAGAAATCCTCACGCTGTATCTCAACTACGCGCCATTCGGCGGCGCCGTGGAAGGCGTTCAGGCGGCTAGTTATACCTATCTTGGCAAACCCGCCGCGCAGTTGACTCATGCTGAGGCGGCGTTACTGGCGGTATTGCCGCAGCGTCCTTCAGCGTTGCGACCAGACCGGTATCCTCAACGCGCGCGTCTGGCCCGGGATAAGGTTATTCAGCGTATGCGTACTTTCGCGCTATGGTCACAGCAGGAAACTCGGGAGGCGATGCAGGAGCCGGTCAGCGCGTTGTTCAATCCTCATCCCATGCTGGCGCCATTATTGGCGAGACGACTCAGTCAGGCTTTTCCGGAGCAGGCGCTGATTCAAACCAATATCGACAGTGCGCAGCAGACTGCGGCGCAAGGCTTGGTGGCGGACTATATCCGTCAGTTCCCGGAGCAGACCTCTGCTGCGGTTTTGGTGGTGGATAACGCCACATTGGCGGTGCGCGCTTATGTGGGAACTGCGGAGTTTGGGTCAGAGGAAAGGGCGGGGCACGTGGATATGGTTCAGGCGGTGCGTTCTCCCGGCAGCACCTTGAAACCCTTTTTGTATGGTATGGCCGTTGACGAAGGGCTGATTCATTCCGAGTCCCTGCTGACGGACGCCCCGTTGGCCTTTGCGGGTTATCGGCCATTGAATTTCGACTCGGGATTTTCCGGGCCCGTCAGCGTTAGCGATGCGCTGCGTCGTTCTTTGAATGTGCCCGCCGTCCAGGTGCTGGATGCATTGGGCCCTGAGCTGCTCTATGCACGACTCGCCAATGCGGGAACGGCTTTGCGTCTGCCGGCGGGAGCGCGTCCCAATCTGTCTCTGGCTTTGGGAGGCTCCGGCGCTTCTTTGGAAGAGCTTGCCGGGGCATATGCGGCGTTAGGACGTCAGGGAATGGCGGGGCGGCCTCGATTACAGCCGGACGACCCCTTGTTGGAACGCCGACTGTTGTCTGCCGGCGCCGCCTGGATTATTCAAGATGCGCTACGCATGCCGCTGGAGCGTAGCAATAACCTGTATCGGCAAAGCCGGGCCTGGATGCCGAAGATCGCCTATAAGACCGGCACCAGCTTCGGATTTCGCGACGCCTGGGCGCTGGCTTCTACCGCCAGCGTTACGGTGGCTGTCTGGGTGGGCAGACCTGATGGCACAGCATTGCCGCATAATACCGGTCGTTTCTCCGCCGTTCCTCTGCTGGACCGCCTGCTTCACTTGATGCCGGTGGAGTCCTTGCAACCCTCGCCGCAACCGGCGAACGTGCGGCAGGCGCCGATATGCTGGCCGCTTGGGACGCAGCAACAACTACAGTCCGGCGACGCCTGTCAGCAAGTACACCACGCCTGGTTGCTGGATGAGGCCGCGCCGCCGACGCTGCGGGACCCGTTTCAATCTATCGGGGAGTCGTTGTCCGTCGCCGTAAATTTGGATGCATCAGGGCAATATCGTATAACGCCTCACTGTTCTGAACCGAAGGTTTCACAGCGGCAAGTGACGCTTTGGCCCCAGTCTTTGGAACCCTGGCTGCCCAAACGTCGTCAGCGGGATAACATGCTGCCTCCCATTCATCCCGCCTGCGGTGCGGAATCGGATCAGCAAATAGGCGTCCTGGTGATGGAAGGCATTCGTCCCGGCTCCACGCTGACTCCTCTTCCCGGCGAGGGCGGGCTGCCGGAAGTGAAGCTTAAAGCGGACGGCGCTCAGGGAGAAAACCACTGGTTTCTGGACGGCGTCTGGCTTGGTTCGGTGGAACCCGGTCAAGAGTGGACGCTGGCGTCGTTAAATAATGGGCCGCATGTTGTATCCGTTATGGATCAGGCGGGTAAGACGGCGCGGGTGGCGTTCCGGGTGGCTGGGGTTAAATAG
- a CDS encoding HD domain-containing protein, whose protein sequence is MLQSDIHGVLEFLRGAEQLKNVIRSAWTSAGRKESTAEHTWRLCLMAMVFEKALPELDFAKLLKICIIHDLGEAISGDIPATEQSPDVDKSIQERQDLLQLLEPLPEHLQQDILALWDDYDQMQSLEAKVAKALDKMETILQHNQGKNPQDFDYAFNLEYGKKYANIDPFIQQLRDIVDQETLERSQSPRKGSPE, encoded by the coding sequence ATGCTGCAATCCGACATTCATGGAGTTTTGGAGTTTCTAAGGGGGGCGGAGCAGCTAAAGAACGTCATCCGCTCCGCCTGGACGTCCGCGGGGCGAAAAGAAAGCACCGCGGAACATACCTGGCGTCTCTGCCTGATGGCGATGGTGTTTGAAAAGGCCCTGCCTGAGCTGGATTTCGCCAAGCTGCTGAAAATATGCATTATTCATGACCTGGGAGAGGCCATCAGCGGCGACATCCCCGCCACTGAACAGTCTCCGGATGTCGACAAATCCATTCAGGAACGCCAGGACCTTCTACAGTTGCTGGAGCCGCTGCCGGAGCATCTGCAGCAGGATATTCTGGCGCTTTGGGATGATTATGATCAGATGCAATCCTTAGAGGCCAAAGTCGCCAAAGCGTTGGATAAAATGGAAACCATCCTGCAGCATAATCAGGGCAAAAATCCCCAGGATTTCGACTACGCCTTCAACCTGGAGTACGGCAAAAAGTACGCGAACATTGATCCGTTTATTCAGCAGTTACGGGACATTGTCGATCAGGAAACCCTGGAGAGATCGCAAAGCCCACGGAAAGGATCGCCTGAGTAA
- a CDS encoding Dabb family protein: protein MIRHFVFVKFKDSLSDADVAEMVRLFARMADEIDEVAAFEYGPNNSTEGLTKGLEHCFNLTFATVADRDAYLPHPKHEAFKDVFVPTIADVMVFDYEVAE, encoded by the coding sequence ATGATCAGACATTTTGTATTCGTGAAGTTTAAAGACAGCCTCTCTGACGCAGATGTTGCAGAGATGGTCAGACTTTTCGCCAGAATGGCGGATGAAATTGATGAAGTGGCCGCTTTCGAATATGGCCCCAACAACAGTACAGAGGGACTCACCAAAGGACTGGAACATTGCTTCAATTTGACCTTCGCCACGGTGGCGGACCGCGACGCTTACCTTCCACACCCCAAACATGAAGCCTTCAAGGACGTATTCGTTCCAACCATCGCCGACGTCATGGTGTTCGATTACGAAGTCGCAGAATAA
- a CDS encoding HlyD family secretion protein: MNSESQKKWIRFLAPALLLAAAGFAYMAYQPESLPDSIARGNGRLEAQEIDVATKLPGRVEAVLAEEGEMVKAGQVLARINVDDLQAELRQAQATLRQVQESAKYAEAVVDQYESELSFAEKELARSSQLSQKGHVSAEKLDLDKTSKLRAEAALKAARIKVVEAQAAIEAAQAAIERLHANIAESELKAPIDARVLYRLAEPGEVLGSGGKVLALLDLTDVYMTIFLPTYQAGVLSVGADARVVVDALPDLRIPAKVSYVAPRAQFTPKQVETQTEREKLMFRVKVKIDPDLLKAHQEKVKTGVTGVAYVKLEDDVEWPEDLQVRLQ; this comes from the coding sequence ATGAACAGCGAGTCGCAAAAAAAATGGATCAGGTTTCTGGCCCCGGCGTTGTTGCTGGCGGCCGCCGGATTCGCCTACATGGCCTACCAGCCGGAGAGTTTACCGGACTCTATCGCCAGGGGAAATGGCCGCCTGGAGGCGCAGGAGATTGATGTCGCCACCAAGCTTCCGGGCAGGGTTGAGGCCGTTTTGGCGGAAGAAGGCGAGATGGTGAAAGCTGGCCAGGTGCTGGCGCGCATCAATGTGGACGATCTGCAGGCGGAACTGCGCCAGGCCCAGGCTACCCTGCGACAGGTGCAGGAGTCAGCCAAATATGCGGAAGCGGTGGTGGATCAGTACGAAAGTGAACTGAGCTTTGCTGAAAAAGAGTTGGCGCGCTCCAGTCAGCTAAGTCAGAAAGGCCACGTCTCCGCAGAGAAGCTGGACCTGGACAAGACATCTAAATTGCGTGCGGAAGCCGCGCTGAAAGCCGCCCGCATTAAGGTGGTGGAAGCCCAGGCGGCGATTGAGGCGGCGCAAGCGGCGATTGAGCGCCTGCACGCCAACATTGCTGAGTCCGAATTAAAAGCCCCCATCGACGCCCGGGTGCTGTATCGGTTGGCGGAACCTGGAGAAGTACTGGGCTCCGGCGGTAAAGTGCTGGCGTTGCTGGACCTGACCGATGTCTACATGACGATTTTCCTGCCGACCTATCAGGCTGGCGTATTGTCCGTCGGCGCTGACGCACGGGTGGTGGTCGACGCTCTGCCGGATCTCCGCATTCCCGCCAAAGTCTCTTATGTCGCGCCGCGCGCGCAATTCACGCCCAAGCAGGTGGAGACCCAGACAGAGCGTGAGAAGCTGATGTTCCGGGTGAAAGTGAAAATTGATCCTGACTTGCTGAAAGCGCATCAGGAGAAAGTCAAAACCGGGGTCACTGGCGTCGCTTATGTGAAGCTGGAGGACGACGTTGAGTGGCCGGAAGACCTGCAAGTGAGGCTGCAGTGA
- the rbbA gene encoding ribosome-associated ATPase/putative transporter RbbA — protein sequence MSPAAPVVEINGLEHRYGDLIALQTLSLNIPAGVIAGIIGPDGVGKSSLLNLISGAARIQCGSVSVLGGDISDDNVRDELSPRIAYMPQGLGKNLYFSLSVFENVDFFGRLFGLDRRERHHRINTLLRSTGLSRFRERPAGKLSGGMKQKLGLCCALIHDPDLLILDEPTTGVDPLSRRQFWRLIDALRGADGRMSVLVSTAYMDEAERFDWLVAMDQGRILATGAPAELKAQTGASNLDEAFIRLLPEESRKGHRELTIAPWRELSPVPAIEAQGLVKRFGAFTAVDQVSFSIRQGEIFGFIGSNGCGKTTTMKMLTGLSPPTSGVVRLFGAEMEPNDLAAKKNVGYMSQSFSLYAELTVRQNLMLHAKIFGLDARQSKIRTQELLNDFGLQAYEDEFAESLPLGIRQRLSLAVAVVHKPKILILDEPTSGVDPVARDRFWEHLIQLSRQDGVTIFISTHFMNEGERCDRVSLMHAGKVLACDSPQNIVAQREAESFEEAFVSCLSEAAGDGQEAETNAPEDSPAAEAAAPERSGKFLAQGFNVRRMLAYAHRESLEFLRDPIRLTFALLGSVILMFVLGYGVSLDVEDLAFAVYDQDQTPESRDYVQYLAGSRYFIQQPQAATYDEVDRRMRSGELSFVVEIPSGYGRDVKRGRQTGVAVWLDGAMPFRGETIKGYLSAAHYAYLGDLAIRSLGSAPALSPVNLEMRYRYNQDFRSIYAMVPAVIPMLLIFIPAILMALAVVREKELGSIVNLYVTPVTRLEFLLGKQAPYILVSMISFLLLVAQSVFFFDVPIKGSFAALCFAALLYVIATTGLGLLVSSFTRTQIAALAGTALATLVPAVQFSGMTDPVSSLEGAGAWIGSLYPTTYFLIISRGTFTKALEFADLYYYFLILAAFIPVITALSVLTLKKQGR from the coding sequence GTGAGTCCAGCGGCGCCGGTTGTCGAAATCAATGGGCTCGAACATCGATACGGCGACCTTATCGCGCTTCAAACGCTGAGCCTGAATATTCCCGCTGGCGTCATCGCCGGGATCATTGGTCCCGACGGCGTCGGTAAGTCCAGTCTGTTGAACCTGATCTCCGGGGCCGCGCGCATTCAGTGCGGCTCGGTGAGCGTATTGGGCGGCGACATCAGCGACGATAATGTGCGCGATGAACTGTCCCCCCGCATCGCCTATATGCCGCAGGGGCTGGGGAAAAACCTGTATTTTTCTCTCTCTGTATTCGAGAACGTGGACTTTTTCGGACGCTTATTCGGACTGGATAGAAGAGAGCGTCATCACCGCATCAACACCCTGCTGCGCAGCACCGGACTGAGCCGCTTTCGCGAGCGCCCGGCGGGGAAGCTGTCAGGGGGCATGAAACAAAAACTGGGGTTATGTTGCGCGCTGATTCACGACCCTGATCTGCTGATTCTGGATGAACCCACCACCGGCGTAGACCCACTTTCCCGACGTCAGTTCTGGCGATTGATAGATGCGCTGCGGGGCGCTGACGGACGCATGAGCGTGCTGGTGTCCACCGCCTACATGGATGAAGCTGAGCGCTTTGACTGGCTGGTGGCGATGGATCAAGGCCGCATTCTGGCGACGGGCGCTCCCGCTGAGCTGAAGGCGCAAACCGGAGCGAGCAACCTTGATGAAGCTTTCATCCGTCTTTTGCCTGAAGAGAGCAGGAAGGGGCATCGTGAACTGACCATCGCGCCCTGGCGCGAATTGTCGCCGGTTCCCGCAATAGAAGCGCAAGGGCTGGTCAAGCGTTTTGGCGCTTTCACCGCCGTGGATCAGGTGAGCTTCAGTATCCGTCAGGGAGAAATTTTCGGTTTTATCGGCTCCAACGGCTGCGGCAAAACCACCACCATGAAGATGCTGACTGGTTTGTCTCCGCCGACGTCCGGCGTGGTGCGCTTGTTCGGCGCGGAAATGGAGCCGAATGATCTGGCGGCGAAGAAAAACGTGGGCTATATGTCGCAGTCGTTTTCGCTCTACGCTGAGCTGACGGTGCGGCAAAACCTGATGTTGCACGCCAAGATCTTCGGGCTGGACGCTCGCCAATCGAAGATACGCACCCAAGAACTGTTGAACGACTTTGGTCTGCAGGCGTATGAAGACGAATTTGCGGAATCACTGCCGCTGGGAATTCGTCAGCGGTTGTCGTTGGCGGTGGCGGTAGTGCATAAGCCGAAAATACTGATTCTGGATGAACCAACGTCCGGCGTTGATCCGGTGGCGAGGGATCGGTTCTGGGAGCACCTCATTCAGCTCTCTCGTCAGGATGGCGTAACGATTTTTATTTCCACGCACTTTATGAACGAAGGCGAGCGTTGTGACCGGGTGTCGTTGATGCATGCGGGTAAGGTGCTGGCCTGCGACAGTCCGCAAAATATTGTGGCGCAGCGGGAGGCGGAGAGTTTCGAGGAGGCGTTCGTGAGCTGCTTGAGCGAGGCCGCCGGTGATGGACAAGAGGCGGAAACCAACGCTCCCGAAGACTCTCCTGCTGCTGAAGCAGCGGCGCCGGAGCGCTCGGGGAAATTCTTGGCGCAAGGCTTCAATGTGCGCCGGATGCTGGCGTATGCGCATCGGGAGTCGTTGGAGTTTCTACGCGACCCGATTCGTCTGACATTCGCGTTGCTGGGCTCGGTGATCCTGATGTTCGTGTTGGGATATGGCGTCAGCCTGGATGTGGAAGACCTGGCGTTCGCCGTCTATGACCAGGATCAAACGCCGGAGAGTCGTGATTATGTCCAGTATCTGGCTGGATCGCGTTATTTCATTCAACAGCCGCAGGCGGCCACTTATGACGAAGTGGATCGCCGTATGCGCAGCGGCGAGCTCAGCTTTGTGGTGGAAATTCCCTCGGGATATGGCCGTGATGTGAAGCGGGGCCGACAGACTGGCGTGGCGGTTTGGCTGGATGGCGCCATGCCTTTCCGGGGCGAGACGATCAAAGGCTATCTGTCCGCCGCCCACTATGCTTATCTTGGCGATCTCGCCATACGTTCATTGGGATCAGCGCCCGCGTTGTCTCCGGTCAATTTGGAAATGCGTTATCGCTACAACCAGGATTTCCGCAGCATCTACGCCATGGTTCCCGCAGTGATACCCATGTTGCTGATTTTCATCCCCGCTATCTTGATGGCGCTGGCGGTGGTGCGGGAGAAGGAGCTGGGCTCCATCGTCAACCTGTATGTCACGCCGGTGACGCGGTTGGAGTTTCTGCTGGGCAAACAGGCGCCATACATCCTTGTCAGCATGATCAGCTTTTTGTTGCTGGTGGCGCAGTCGGTTTTTTTCTTCGATGTGCCCATCAAAGGCAGCTTTGCGGCGCTATGTTTCGCCGCGTTGTTGTACGTCATTGCGACAACAGGCCTGGGATTGTTGGTGTCTTCATTCACCCGGACTCAGATCGCCGCATTGGCGGGGACGGCGTTGGCTACATTGGTTCCCGCCGTACAGTTTTCCGGCATGACGGACCCCGTGTCCTCCCTGGAGGGGGCGGGAGCCTGGATTGGGAGCCTGTATCCGACCACCTATTTTCTGATTATCAGTCGGGGAACCTTCACCAAGGCGCTGGAGTTTGCGGACCTGTACTACTACTTCCTGATACTTGCGGCCTTTATTCCCGTGATTACCGCATTGTCGGTGTTGACTCTGAAAAAGCAGGGGCGTTGA
- a CDS encoding ABC transporter permease: MSSKLANIRRLGIKEIRSFLHDRALLIFVLAAFTIIVYSAATAASRELHNAPIAIVDEDQSQLSLRVANAFYPPHFKEPELISYADVDAGMDEGRYTFVVVIPSGLQKDVMAGASSDMQVNIDATAMTQAFIGATYIRSIVTAEVNEFVSGRRDEAALPIEQNVRVMFNPNLTGYWFGGVMEIISQITLLSIILTGAALIREKEHGTLEHLLVMPLSPLEIMAAKVWSNGLVVLLGAAMSLYVVIQGVLDVPIAGSVPLFLLGVALHLFSTTSMGIFLGTVARSMPQLGLLIILVILPMQLLSGGITPRESMPDIVQYIMLAAPTTHFVSFAQAIIYRSAGFSAVWPQFLAITVIGLALFLAALGRFRKMVETTQS, translated from the coding sequence ATGAGCAGCAAACTGGCCAACATTCGTCGCCTGGGAATAAAAGAAATCCGCAGCTTTTTACATGACCGCGCGTTGCTGATATTCGTCTTGGCGGCGTTCACTATTATCGTGTACAGCGCCGCCACAGCCGCCTCAAGGGAGCTGCACAATGCGCCTATCGCCATTGTGGATGAAGATCAGAGTCAGCTTTCACTGCGCGTCGCCAATGCCTTTTATCCCCCCCATTTTAAAGAACCGGAGCTGATTTCCTACGCGGACGTGGATGCGGGGATGGATGAGGGACGCTACACCTTCGTTGTGGTGATTCCGTCCGGGTTACAGAAAGATGTGATGGCGGGAGCATCCTCTGATATGCAGGTGAATATCGACGCCACCGCCATGACTCAGGCCTTCATTGGCGCTACCTACATTCGCAGTATCGTGACGGCGGAGGTGAACGAGTTCGTCAGTGGTCGTCGCGATGAAGCGGCGCTGCCGATAGAGCAGAATGTGCGCGTCATGTTTAATCCTAACCTGACGGGCTATTGGTTTGGCGGGGTGATGGAGATCATCTCCCAGATCACGTTGTTGTCGATTATTCTCACAGGCGCCGCGCTGATCCGTGAAAAAGAGCATGGCACTCTGGAGCACTTACTGGTGATGCCGCTGTCGCCGCTGGAAATCATGGCTGCGAAAGTGTGGTCCAATGGTTTGGTCGTTCTACTGGGCGCGGCCATGTCGCTATATGTGGTGATCCAGGGCGTGTTGGATGTGCCGATTGCCGGATCGGTTCCACTGTTTCTGCTTGGCGTAGCGCTGCATTTGTTCTCTACGACTTCCATGGGCATCTTTCTGGGAACGGTGGCGCGCTCCATGCCGCAACTGGGACTGCTGATTATTCTGGTGATACTGCCCATGCAGTTGCTGTCCGGCGGCATTACGCCGAGGGAGAGTATGCCGGATATCGTGCAATACATTATGTTGGCGGCGCCGACCACGCACTTTGTCAGTTTTGCGCAGGCGATTATATATCGCAGCGCCGGGTTCTCGGCGGTGTGGCCTCAGTTTCTCGCCATTACCGTCATTGGCTTGGCCTTGTTTCTGGCGGCGCTTGGACGATTCCGGAAAATGGTGGAAACTACCCAGTCTTAA
- the ybaK gene encoding Cys-tRNA(Pro) deacylase, which translates to MTPAINQAKKAKITYQVHEYAHDPRSESYGEEAAQAMGAPPERVFKTLLVSLTGGAQKLAVGIVPVSGKLDLKAVAKALGAKKAEMADPKEAERATGYIVGGISPLGQKKRLPTVLDDTSLNYATIFVSAGKRGLEIELAPQDLLSLTGGVSAAIGVSD; encoded by the coding sequence ATGACGCCAGCGATTAATCAGGCCAAGAAGGCCAAGATAACCTACCAAGTTCATGAATATGCGCATGATCCGCGCTCTGAGTCTTACGGCGAAGAAGCCGCACAGGCGATGGGAGCGCCCCCGGAGCGCGTATTCAAGACGTTGCTGGTGTCATTGACCGGCGGTGCGCAAAAACTCGCCGTCGGTATTGTTCCCGTCTCCGGCAAGTTGGACCTGAAAGCCGTAGCGAAAGCGCTTGGCGCCAAAAAAGCGGAGATGGCGGACCCAAAGGAAGCCGAGCGCGCCACCGGATACATTGTCGGCGGCATCAGCCCACTGGGACAGAAAAAGCGCCTTCCTACTGTTCTTGACGATACCTCTCTCAATTACGCCACCATCTTCGTCAGCGCAGGAAAACGGGGCCTGGAAATAGAACTTGCTCCTCAAGACTTGCTATCGCTCACTGGCGGCGTCTCTGCGGCGATTGGCGTTTCAGACTGA
- a CDS encoding macro domain-containing protein, giving the protein MQLKCDALVSPSNSFGEMSGGLDKAIDDFYNGQAQTKASAAIRQEYLGELPVGAGLALDMRAQQFPVLILAPTMRVPGNVSATLNAYLAMRGLLLALARYNAKTERKIRNIAIPSLCTGVGGMDAVESATQMRAAFDNVVLRGWENVRHPAMAPFANR; this is encoded by the coding sequence TTGCAATTGAAGTGCGATGCGTTGGTCAGCCCCAGCAACAGTTTTGGCGAAATGAGCGGCGGTCTAGATAAAGCGATAGACGACTTTTATAACGGTCAGGCGCAAACAAAAGCCAGTGCGGCGATTCGTCAGGAGTACCTTGGTGAGCTGCCAGTCGGCGCCGGGTTGGCGCTGGATATGCGGGCGCAGCAATTTCCGGTGCTGATCCTGGCCCCGACCATGAGAGTTCCAGGCAATGTCAGCGCTACACTTAACGCCTATCTGGCCATGCGCGGATTATTACTGGCGCTTGCGCGATACAACGCGAAGACGGAAAGAAAAATAAGGAATATCGCTATACCCAGTCTATGTACTGGCGTAGGAGGCATGGACGCCGTCGAGTCCGCGACGCAAATGCGAGCGGCGTTCGACAACGTGGTCTTGAGAGGTTGGGAGAATGTCCGCCATCCGGCTATGGCCCCTTTTGCAAATCGTTGA